From the genome of Thiovibrio frasassiensis:
GCCCACGGGGTGAATGACTTCGTGATCTGTTGCGGCTACAAGGGCTACATCATCAAGGAGTATTTTGCCAACTACTTCCTGCACATGTCGGATGTGACCTTTGACATGGCAAATAACCGGATGGAAGTACACGAACAACATGTTGAGCCATGGCGGGTCACACTTATAAACACTGGAGAGGATACGCTTACCGGCAGCAGACTCAAGTGGGTTGCACCGTACATCCAAAACGAAGAGGCATTCTGCTTTACTTACGGTGATGGTCTGGCGGATGTGAATGTGACCGCTGCAATTGCCTTTCATCGGCAGCACGGCAAACTCGCAACCATCACGGCCGTGCAACCGCCTGGCCGATACGGCGCCCTACAAGTAAATGGTTCACAAGTGGATGGCTTCATGGAAAAACCGCGCTGCAATGGTGGATTGATCAATGGCGGTTTTTTTATCCTTTCCCCCAAATGCCTCGACTATATCGAGGGCAACAATTCGAGTTGGGAGGGCAAACCGCTGACCACCCTTGCCGCTGCGGGGCAACTCATGGCTTTCGAACACAAAGGCTTCTGGCAGCCAATGGATACATTACGCGAGAAAAACCAACTCGAAGAACTTTGGCATTCGGACAAGGCCCCGTGGAAAATCTGGTAATGATGAATCCATCCTACTGGCAAGGTCGCTCGGTTTTGGTCACCGGCCACACCGGTTTTAAGGGAGGGTGGCTCACCCTCTGGCTTCATCGGCTTGGCGCAAAGATACATGGTTATTCGCTTGATCCGCCGACCACCCCAAGTCTGTTTGAGGTCGCGAATATCGCGCCCCTGCTGGATTCACATACTTTGGCTGACCTGGCAAATCTTGCGCAGCTGCAAGCAACATTTCGTGAGACCCAGCCCGAAGTAGTGTTTCATTTGGCGGCTCAACCTTTGGTGCGGGAGGGATATCGCGACCCACTGGGAACCTTGGCCAGCAATGTAATGGGCACGGCACATGTGCTTGAGGTGGCTCGTATGACCGCTTCGGTACACGCGATCGTAATCATCACCACCGACAAGGTCTATGAAAACAGAGAATGGGAACATCCATATCGAGAAATCGATCCGCTGGGGGGACATGACCCTTATAGTGCCAGCAAGGCGGCAGCGGAGATCGTGACCGCCAGTTATCGTGCGAGTTACTTCGGCCAAGGAACAGATCATTCGGCCCAGCTTGCAACAGTTCGAGCCGGCAATGTGATCGGGGGCGGTGATTGGGCTGCCGACCGGTTGGTGCCAGACTGCTTGCGTGCCTTTGCTGAGGATGATACGGTACGACTACGTTTTCCCAGGGCCATGCGGCCGTGGCAGCACGTACTGGAGCCGCTTGCCGGTTATCTGCTGCTGGCGGAACAACTCCTCAGCACCGATGGCAAACGATTTGCCAAGGCCTGGAACTTTGGCCCCGATACACGCAGCGACGTCACTGTGGGCGAGGTCGCCGAGGCCACAGCACGTTATTGGGGGAAAGACGCGAGTGTTGAATATATGCCCTTGTCCGACCATCCTCACGAGGCTAGACTACTTCGACTCGACAGCACTCAGGCGCGATGTGAACTTGGCTGGCAACCCCGCTGGTCGCTGCAACACGCCCTTGAGCAGACAGTTGCCTGGCACCGAACCTGGCTGCAGGGAGCGGATATGGCCGCCTACAGCCTTGAGCAGATCCGCGCTTACGAGGAGCACGGTCAACCATGAAGAGCTGTTTCGCCCTTTCCGAAACACCCCTGCCGGGGCTGACCCTCTTACAACGAAAGCCCTTTGGCGACAATCGTGGATTCTTTGAACGCCTGTTCTGCCA
Proteins encoded in this window:
- the rfbF gene encoding glucose-1-phosphate cytidylyltransferase produces the protein MKAVILAGGLGTRISEETHLKPKPMVEIGGRPILWHIMKLYSAHGVNDFVICCGYKGYIIKEYFANYFLHMSDVTFDMANNRMEVHEQHVEPWRVTLINTGEDTLTGSRLKWVAPYIQNEEAFCFTYGDGLADVNVTAAIAFHRQHGKLATITAVQPPGRYGALQVNGSQVDGFMEKPRCNGGLINGGFFILSPKCLDYIEGNNSSWEGKPLTTLAAAGQLMAFEHKGFWQPMDTLREKNQLEELWHSDKAPWKIW
- the rfbG gene encoding CDP-glucose 4,6-dehydratase; this encodes MENLVMMNPSYWQGRSVLVTGHTGFKGGWLTLWLHRLGAKIHGYSLDPPTTPSLFEVANIAPLLDSHTLADLANLAQLQATFRETQPEVVFHLAAQPLVREGYRDPLGTLASNVMGTAHVLEVARMTASVHAIVIITTDKVYENREWEHPYREIDPLGGHDPYSASKAAAEIVTASYRASYFGQGTDHSAQLATVRAGNVIGGGDWAADRLVPDCLRAFAEDDTVRLRFPRAMRPWQHVLEPLAGYLLLAEQLLSTDGKRFAKAWNFGPDTRSDVTVGEVAEATARYWGKDASVEYMPLSDHPHEARLLRLDSTQARCELGWQPRWSLQHALEQTVAWHRTWLQGADMAAYSLEQIRAYEEHGQP